In Bermanella sp. WJH001, the genomic stretch TCATACCGATACAAACTCAGATTCAGCCGTTCAACAAGACCAAGTTCCTGAAGGTAAAACCGGCAACCCTCATTTTGATCAGTTGACACCAGAAATGCAGCAAGCCGTTAAAGACAGTTTATTACTAGAAGGGCCAATGGAAACTCACACTCGCCCCGATGGTACGATTGTGCTGCCAGCAAATGGCCGCTTCACTCAAATGCCGGTTGCGGTTGAAATGCCAGACGGGACCATTCAAATTAGAGAATACAGTGTTGTGCCTAAAGCCAATGCCCCGGCCATTAAATAGTACACTTGTTTTAAGTGCTCAATTTCTAAGTTATTTAGAAAAAGTCTTATATAACCAACCCACTGATTCACCCCTATTTATTACAAATCATTACACAGGTGTTGCATTTAATTACGTCAATACCCGCCACTTGGCGTATCGTTAAAGTAGTGAAATGATCCACAACTTTAACACTCCAATTGGCAGGTCTCTGATGATTCGGTTATTGCTGGTAATAAGTGTCACCCTTCTTTTTAACGCTCAGGCATTTGCCGCAGCCTGCCCTTCGTCAAATACCGCCACCGCAACAGGTGCCAGCTTTGGAACCAACTGCACAGTTACAGACGGAACAACAGGTACCGTCATACAACTTAACTTTGAAAATGGGTTCAGCGATGCCACGGCTATTTCGGCCATTGATGGCAACAACGGCACAACAGTGGGCGCCCAACGTAAGCTCTCTTTTATTAAAGCTGCCGAACTTATAGCCGCACAAGTGGATACCCCTCAAACTTTATTGGTGGATGCAGACTTTGCTGCACTAACTTGTAACGCCAGCTCAGCTGTCTTAGGCAGCGCAGGGGCAACTAATAATCTTGCATACGGATCTCCATCGCCTGCAGGCTTACTTGATAATACTTTTTATCCAATAGGTTTAATGAACGCGATTCTTAACTCCGATGCAGATAACACAATCAGTGATATTACCGCTCAATTTAATGCAAACATCGGTAATACCGCTTGTCTGCAATCCAGTAATGGCTGGTATTACGGCTTTGGCACACCTGGCGTAAATTACATTGGTTTCACCACTGTATTGCTACATGAAATTACTCATGGTTTAGGTTTTGCCAGTTTGACAAATGCATCTTCAGGGGCAAAGGCGTCTACAGGTAAAGATGACATTTATTCTAATTTTTTATTCTCCCTTGCTGACGGCGCTAACTGGACAGTGGCAGCAGGCCTGAGTGATGGACAAAGAGCAGCATCTGCCGTGAGTGGCACCGGATTATTATGGAATGGCAGTAATGTGAACACACAAGCTGTGGGCCTATTAACCGCTGGCTTTTATGATTCTGGTAGTAACGGCGGTAACTTTGAAAGTGGCGATAAAGTGCAAATGTACGCCCCCAACCCAGTTGAGGGTGGTTCAAGTGTCAGCCACTTTAATACCGCAGCATCCCCCAATGAATTAATGGAACCTCAATACACCGAAGGCCAATACACACTAGGCTTAGCGTCTTACCTATTAAAAGACATTGGCTGGACGATTAATTTCGGCAGCAATAACGCGCCAGTGTTAACCACAACCAATCAGTCTACCAACGAAGACACAACCAAAGTAGTGGATGCCAGCGGTTGGGCCACCGATGCCGATGGTGGTGACACCCTTAGTTATTCTGTTGCATCAAGCTGTGCAACAAACATCACCTGCAGCATTAACTCTGACGGCACAAACTTCACCATGACTCCTGCGGCTAATCATAACGGTGGCACCCATACCATTACACTTACCGTAAGTGATGGAACTGTATCGGTGAGCGACACATTCAACCTCAATGTAATCGCTCAAAATGATCCGCCAAGTTGGAGCACCATCTCAGCCCAAACCGTAAATTACGGTACACCGGTCAATATTAATTTAGCCAGCTTCGCCAGTGATATCGATGGTGATAGCTTGACCTATAGCGCTACCGCTTGTGGAACAGGTTTAACCTGCGGCATTTCAAGTTCAACACTTACCTTGTCAGCCTCATCAAATGCAGGGGCCACTGTGAGCGTCACCATTCAAGCGGATGACAGTAATGGCGGTCAAACCTCAACAAGCTTCAATGTATCCATCACCAATACCAACACCGCGCCGGTTTTGGCCAATATTGGCAATAAAGCAGCCCCAGTGAATACCAACTTAACGGTTAACTTGTCAGCAACCGATGCAGAGGGTAATGCTCTTACTTATTCTGAGGTCAGTGACCCTAGTAATGTGGCGTCTATCACGGGTTCAACCCTAACATTGAGTAAATCAACCACAGGGACATCCAATGTTACTGTGCAAGTGAGTGATGGCAGCCTAACAGACAGCGAGTCTTTCACGTTTACCACCTACGCCGAACCTGAAATAGATATTAACAGCACGAATTTAAACCCTAATGATTCACTGAATATTTCAAACTCAGCGACCAGTATTGATATCAGCAGCGTCAATAATGCCTTTAGTTATTCACTAGAATTTGAGGGCAGCGCGGCCAATGATTTAGTGAGCGTCAATGGCACAACCCTGAGTATTGCCATGCCAACAAGCGGTCAGTTTGCAGGTGAGTATGTATTAACCTTTACCGATGCCAATACCGGTACCACCTATGATTTTACCCTGGTGCGAGATCCCCGCTTGGTGTTCTCTGCGACCAAACTGCTGGCCAATCACAGCCAGCAAACCTTAAACATTGAAGGGGGTGCCGCTAATACCGTGTATACCCTTGCCAGCAGCGACAGCGCCTTATCATTTAGAAAAAATGGCAATGCCATCACCAATGTCACTGCCGATGGCAATGCGGCAAGCTTCTATCAAGCAAGCTTGGTATTAGTCACCAGTGATGTATCCGCCAGCACCGCGGTGACGGCATCTGTAAGCAGTGTTTTTAACACGGTAAACTCGAGTGGCTTAACCGTTGAACCGGTTCGCAGTCATACACTGACGTTTGAAAACAGCGCCAGTGATGTCCTTGAGAATGTCACTGTGACACTGGATACCAGCGCATTAACGGCTTACAACCTGACCACGACTTATACCAGTAATGCTCAAGGCCAAGTAATCATTGCATTACCCGCCAACACGGTTGATTACACAGCCACCACCAGCCTTAGCGGGTATTCAAACGCCACAGTGACGCTTGATGATTCCTTGTTAACACAAACCGTGGTGTTAGAAGAAATCACTGACCCTATGTCATTGTCCGGCAATATCACAGCCCTTGGGGATTTAAGCTTCGCAACCGAACTTCCTGTGATTACATTAGTGCTTAACGATGGCAGTGAGGTAGATATCAGCGCAAACAAAAGCAGCAACACCTTGGTGACATTCAATTATGTCCATAACCTAGCAACTGGCTCTGTATCATCTCTGAAGGTGACTCATAGCCAAGGTATTGGCATCATCTTTAACATTAATACAACCAGTAATGTAACGTTTGATATCTTCATGGAATCAAGCACACAAACCATCACCAATGGCACCAAAAAAGCAGGATCAAGTGGTGGCAGCTTAGGAATATGGGCTCTGGCTATGTTACTTGCAGGTCTGACTCGTCGACGTTCAATTAAACCCCGCACCTAGCCGCTAGGCTTCTCAAATTAATTTGAATATATAAAACGCCTTTTATTAGGCGTTTTATCAATTTGAGACTTTTATTATGTTACTCATCTTCAGTTCACTTTAAACTATGGGTCAGGTCGTAGGGTGTATATATGAAGATTGGTTTCGGAATTGTTTTTGCGTTAGTGGTATTCGCTTGGTTTATGCTGGCTAGCCCAACTGTGTCTGTGATTCAAAGCACAACACAAACACACGTCATGCCGGATGAGTCTAACCTGTCTGTCACAAACAGCGCTGATAACGCCAAAGGCACTGCTGGCACTTCTGGCATCCATAATGAAAACCAAGTGAACACTTCGTCAGCTGAAAAATCACACCTAGATCACCTGTCTCCAGAAATGAAACAAGCCATCAAAGATAAGCTATTTCATCACGGCCCTAAACATATAACCAAAGATAGCCAAGGTCGAATTCACATGGACCACGCTGGTCGTTATGTGAATATGCCTGTTGCCGTTCGCAAGGATGACGGCACCATCGAAATTAAAGAGTATTCCGTTATTTCGGATACCAAAACGGACACCGCACAATGAATTTAACATCCTCTTCTCATTACTTGGGCATGGCGCTATTTTTAGCCCTTTTTAGCAGCACCAGCTTGGCAGCTACGTGCCCATCAAGTAGCAGTGAAGTAGGCAGTATTTCTTCCTGTATTGTTGATGGCAGTGCCTCTGACATTCAATTGAATTTTATTTCCGGCTTTGACTCAACCGACAGTGCAACACCCAGTGGTGGCAACAACGGCACCACCATCGGCGAACAACGCAGACTTGCATTTATTAAAGCCGCCGAGCTGTTAGCAAATCAAATCGTATCCAGCCAAACCATTGTGGTGGATGCTTCTTTTAGTGGTTTGCCGTGTGATGCAAGCTCTGCCGTATTAGGCAGCGCCGGTGCCATGGGCAGCATCGCTTATGAGGTCACTGACACACTACCCGCAGGTGCATTGGTTGATACGTTTTATCCCATTGCATTATTTAATGCCCTTGAAAATGACGATGCGGCACCTGAACAAGCCGATATCCAAGCTGAATTTAATGCCAACCTTGGCGGTAATTTTTGTTTACGCGGTGGTGACTGGTATTACGGATTTGATAATAACGGTGGTAACTTAACTGGCTTTTTAACCGTGTTACTGCATGAGATCACCCATGGATTAGGTTTTACATCTCTTGTGAACCCTAGCACAGGTGAAAAAGCACAAGCTGTTAATAGTGATGGCACTATTACTGAGATCGATGATATTTTTTCTAATTTTTTATATATAAAAAGTGAAGATAAAACATGGAAAACCCTTGGTACCTCTTCACAAAACAATGCTACACGTAAAAACTCTATTACAAGCCTAAATGATTTATTTT encodes the following:
- a CDS encoding Ig-like domain-containing protein → MIRLLLVISVTLLFNAQAFAAACPSSNTATATGASFGTNCTVTDGTTGTVIQLNFENGFSDATAISAIDGNNGTTVGAQRKLSFIKAAELIAAQVDTPQTLLVDADFAALTCNASSAVLGSAGATNNLAYGSPSPAGLLDNTFYPIGLMNAILNSDADNTISDITAQFNANIGNTACLQSSNGWYYGFGTPGVNYIGFTTVLLHEITHGLGFASLTNASSGAKASTGKDDIYSNFLFSLADGANWTVAAGLSDGQRAASAVSGTGLLWNGSNVNTQAVGLLTAGFYDSGSNGGNFESGDKVQMYAPNPVEGGSSVSHFNTAASPNELMEPQYTEGQYTLGLASYLLKDIGWTINFGSNNAPVLTTTNQSTNEDTTKVVDASGWATDADGGDTLSYSVASSCATNITCSINSDGTNFTMTPAANHNGGTHTITLTVSDGTVSVSDTFNLNVIAQNDPPSWSTISAQTVNYGTPVNINLASFASDIDGDSLTYSATACGTGLTCGISSSTLTLSASSNAGATVSVTIQADDSNGGQTSTSFNVSITNTNTAPVLANIGNKAAPVNTNLTVNLSATDAEGNALTYSEVSDPSNVASITGSTLTLSKSTTGTSNVTVQVSDGSLTDSESFTFTTYAEPEIDINSTNLNPNDSLNISNSATSIDISSVNNAFSYSLEFEGSAANDLVSVNGTTLSIAMPTSGQFAGEYVLTFTDANTGTTYDFTLVRDPRLVFSATKLLANHSQQTLNIEGGAANTVYTLASSDSALSFRKNGNAITNVTADGNAASFYQASLVLVTSDVSASTAVTASVSSVFNTVNSSGLTVEPVRSHTLTFENSASDVLENVTVTLDTSALTAYNLTTTYTSNAQGQVIIALPANTVDYTATTSLSGYSNATVTLDDSLLTQTVVLEEITDPMSLSGNITALGDLSFATELPVITLVLNDGSEVDISANKSSNTLVTFNYVHNLATGSVSSLKVTHSQGIGIIFNINTTSNVTFDIFMESSTQTITNGTKKAGSSGGSLGIWALAMLLAGLTRRRSIKPRT